Proteins encoded by one window of Rutidosis leptorrhynchoides isolate AG116_Rl617_1_P2 chromosome 7, CSIRO_AGI_Rlap_v1, whole genome shotgun sequence:
- the LOC139859750 gene encoding uncharacterized protein has protein sequence MDLLRFYVFFVFSFISKLEFNDPLYLHPSDTSGAPLITQKLKGTENYNVWSCALKLALQTKNKLGFIDGSRARFEYEDDDVLLGQWDRCNSVVLTWILMSLSEDVYNGQIFSKTAESVGTELKETYDKIDASVTFNLYQNINSCSQAGQPLSDYYYKLNAMWRQFDDMIKIDDIVSANKSFQEHNQFLKLMQFLMGLGDVYVPIRSQILISDPVLNVKTAFSIISRDESHSNTSNNNSGYNNKKKYRNPSLKCTNCNMLGHTVDRCFELIGYPHGYIKKKPFNQGSPRFNSNNCATDKNGSSGSSVQLTSDQIMKLLSLVNEKPSSNHLDVNMSGNFTNNNVFFNTNFDKFFCANSSKNNNMVSKGWIIDFGANQHMVSFSQNLSNVVNVSDLNLSVNHPIGTNAKIFQMGNLELSNNIKLYDVLVIPQYCVSLLSVNKLIKDSNLVVSFDINKCYIQDLLQKRLMGTGNESDGLYFFDECVNGGIPLYLWSECILTATYLIDRLPSSLLSGKCPYELIYGYSTSQKGYKLFDLENKCFIFSRYVKFYEHVYPFKTESVYKMNLDENSNHLNFFDFTMFENDSEIVHESNIDKSTVFNQMDPISPNDEGRHSPKDDGRHVTPVDSSESTGDGRHATSYEGTSGGHNAVPEGTSNVDDTLEAIVNINAKYLRRTSRRTTLPKRLNDYLLDNKVKYGLKNYLTYSKLGSENFCFITCLNKSQEPKSYQEASKNKNWVNAMNEEIEALLRNNTWIITDLHCDRKPIGSKWVYRII, from the exons ATGGATTTGTTGCGGTTTTATGTGTTTTTTGTTTTCTCTTTT ATTAGCAAACTTGAATTTAATGATCCTTTATATTTACATCCTAGTGACACTTCTGGTGCACCATTAATTACACAGAAATTGAAAGGAACTGAAAATTATAATGTGTGGTCCTGTGCTTTGAAACTtgcattacaaactaaaaataagctAGGATTTATTGATGGTTCACGTGCTAGGTTtgaatatgaagatgatgatgttcttCTTGGTCAATGGGATAGATGTAATTCTGTTGTGCTTACTTGGATATTAATGTCATTATCTGAAGATGTTTATAATGGACAAATTTTCTCTAAGACTGCTGAATCTGTTGGGACTGAGTTAAAAGAAACCTATGATAAGATTGATGCTTCTGTTACTTTTAATCTATATCAAAATATTAATTCTTGTAGTCAAGCTGGCCAACCTTTGTCTGATTATTATTATAAGTTGAATGCTATGTGGAGACAGTTTGATGACatgattaaaattgatgatataGTGTCTGCTAATAAATCTTTTCAAGAACATAATCAATTTTTGAAACTCATGCAGTTCTTAATGGGTCTAGGCGATGTGTATGTGCCTATTAGGAGTCAAATTCTTATATCTGATCCCGTTCTTAATGTTAAAACCGCTTTCTCTATTATTTCTAGAGATGAGTCTCATAG CAATACTAGCAACAATAATAGTGGTTACAATAACAAGAAGAAATACAGAAATCCATCTTTAAAGTGTACTAACTGCAATATGCTAGGTCATACTGTTGATAGGTGCTTTGAACTTATTGGTTATCCACATGGATATATTAAAAAAAAACCTTTTAATCAAGGGTCACCTAGATTTAATAGTAATAACTGTGCTACTGATAAAAATGGTAGTTCTGGCTCTTCTGTTCAGTTAACCAGTGATCAAATTATGAAGTTGCTTAGCTTGGTAAATGAGAAACCTTCTTCAAATCACCTGGATGTTAACATGTCAGGTAATTTCACAAATAATAATGTTTTCTTTAACACAAATTTTGATAAATTCTTTTGTGCTAATAGTTCAAAAAACAATAATATGGTTTCTAAAGGGTGGATAATTGATTTTGGTGCAAACCAACATATGGTTTCTTTTTCTCAAAATTTAAGCAATGTTGTTAATGTATCTGATTTAAATTTGTCTGTTAATCATCCTATTGGTACTAATGCTAAGATTTTTCAAATGGGAAATTTAGAACTTTCCAATAATATTAAGCTGTATGATGTTCTGGTTATTCCTCAATACTGTGTTAGCCTGTTATCTGTTAACAAATTAATAAAAGATAGTAATTTAGTTGTGAGTTTTGACATTAATAAATGCTATATTCAGGATTTGCTTCAAAAAAGATTGATGGGGACTGGTAATGAAAGTGATGGTCTTTATTTTTTTGATGAATGTGTTAATG GGGGAATTCCTTTGTATCTTTGGTCCGAGTGTATCTTAACTGCTACTTATTTGATTGACAGGCTTCCATCCTCTCTCTTATCTGGAAAGTGTCCCTATGAGTTGATTTATG GTTATTCTACTTCTCAAAAAGGATATAAACTGTTTGATTTAGAAAATAAATGCTTTATTTTTTCAAGATATGTTAAGTTTTATGAGCATGTTTATCCTTTCAAAACCGAGTCTGTTTACAAAATGAACCTTGATGAAAATAGTAATCATTTAAATTTCTTTGATTTTACAATGTTTGAAAATGATTCTGAAATTGTACATGAGTCTAATATAGATAAGTCAACTGTTTTTAACCAAATGGATCCTataagtcccaatgatgaagggagacACAGTCCAAAGGATGATGGCAGACATGTTACTCCAGTTGACTCTTCTGAGTCAACAGGTGATGGCAGACATGCAACTTCCTATGAAGGAACATCTGGTGGACATAATGCTGTCCCTGAGGGCACTTCTAATGTAGATGATACATTAGAAGCTATTGTTAATATAAATGCTAAATATTTAAGAAGAACAAGCAGAAGAACAACTTTACCAAAAAGATTAAATGATTATTTACTTGATAATAAGGTAAAATATGGTCTTAAAAATTACTTAACATATTCTAAACTTGGTTCTGAAAATTTCTGTTTTATCACTTGTTTAAATAAAAGTCAAGAACCTAAGTCATACCAAGAGGCATCAAAGAATAAGAATTGGGTTAATGCTATGAATGAGGAAATTGAAGCCCTTCTTAGAAATAATACTTGGATTATTACTGATTTGCATTGTGATAGAAAACCTATAGGATCAAAGTGGGTTTATAGAATAATATAA